ATGGGCGTACAAGGAGTTACTGACGCGATCAGCGCTGTCATGCTGTGGTCGCCGATCACGCCGGACGTCAACATTGCCTTCGCCAAGGTACTTTCGAAGCGATACGACGTAACTGTCGCTGTGGCCAATGATTGCAATATGATTGCCGAGGCGCTGCGCTGGATTGAGCCCGAGCACTACGCAGAGGACTTTGCGGCAATCCTCCTCTCCCACGGGATCGGCATGGGCCTCTATCTCAAAGGCAAGCCTTTTCTCGGTGCCCACTCCTCTGCCGCGGAGTTCGGTCACATGTTGCATGTACCCGATGGCGCACTTTGCCGCTGCGGACGTCACGGCTGTATCGAAGCCTATGCCAGTGATTATGCCATTTTGAGAAGGACATCCGGTCAGGACGAGAAAGACCAGCCGGCACAGGACGTGGATGCGGCAATCTATGACGAGGTTGCAAATCGGGCCCGCACTCGCGACGGCGAAGAACGGGCTGCCTTCCGCAAGGCAGGTCAGGCAATAGGTTCAGGTTTGCGGAGCCTGTTTTCTCTGATCGACCCTATTCCTGTGGCCTTGGTTGGATCGGGCGCAGCTGTTTTCGACCTCATCGAGGACGAATTGCGCGATATCGTTTCCGGCACCTCCGGCTGGGGGGCAGCGCAGGAGTTGAGCATACGTTGCTATCCGGATGAACATCCGCTGATCCTGCAAGGCTGTATGATGACTTCCCTGCTTCACCTCGATACACAGGTTTTTGCTCCGGGCGACGCAGGTGATACGCCACTCAAGCGGGCAATTTGAACAGAATTCAGGAGGAGAATCCATGTATCTTGGCCTTGATTTAGGCACGTCCGGCGTCAAGGCGCTGTTGATCGGTGAAGACCAATCGGTCATCGGATCCGGAACCGGGACGCTCGATATTTCACGACCGCATTCCGGCTGGTCGGAGCAGAATCCCTTGCATTGGGTCAAGGCCACCGAAGACGCAGTTCAGGCGCTCAAGACCACGCACGCAAAAGAGCTTGCTGCAGTCAAAGGTATCGGCTTGTCCGGCCAGATGCATGGCGCAACGCTGCTCGACAGCAATGACCAGGTACTTCGTCCCTGCATCCTGTGGAACGATACCCGCAGCCACAAGGAGGCTGCTGAACTCGACAGAGATCCGAAGTTTCGGGCGTTGAGCGGCAACATTGTTTTTCCAGGATTTACCGCGC
This is a stretch of genomic DNA from Phyllobacterium zundukense. It encodes these proteins:
- a CDS encoding ROK family transcriptional regulator, coding for MFLDEIARPDDVRRQNRRLVLATLRRHGLLSRTDIVAQTGLSPSTVSAITTALIAEGIIAESRDGDVIANRRGRPQVALTLNPAVATVATVELALNLVHTVLFDYKGQMIAEEFHRVSTLDAKSDDLIHSICLMLDNLLESRPSNAGPLMHISMGVQGVTDAISAVMLWSPITPDVNIAFAKVLSKRYDVTVAVANDCNMIAEALRWIEPEHYAEDFAAILLSHGIGMGLYLKGKPFLGAHSSAAEFGHMLHVPDGALCRCGRHGCIEAYASDYAILRRTSGQDEKDQPAQDVDAAIYDEVANRARTRDGEERAAFRKAGQAIGSGLRSLFSLIDPIPVALVGSGAAVFDLIEDELRDIVSGTSGWGAAQELSIRCYPDEHPLILQGCMMTSLLHLDTQVFAPGDAGDTPLKRAI